AGCTGCGCAGGCTGAAAATTTTTTCCCGCGGCCGGAAAGTTTTTTCGTCGCGGCGCAAATAAAACGGGCTGATGATCAAGCCGGTTTTTGCGTCGAAAAAATGCGGCTGAAAAATGCGCGCCTGCACGCGCCCCGGCTCGAGGTCGGAGTATTTCGCTTCGGTGTCGAGGCGGCGTGCGCCGCCGAGAAAATTTCTCCGGCGAAAATTGATGGTGCCGCGGAAAAGCTCCTCCGTGCCGTAGCCGACACCGATTTTCAGCGTTCGCGCCGGCGCTTCGCGAACACGAATTTCAATCGGAATCTCGCCATTTTGCTTCGCCGCGCTGGCGGCGCGAATGCTGACATATTGAAACAGCTCCAGCCGGTAAACCCGTTGCTGCGCTTCAATGAGCTTGCTCTGATTGAAAACCTGCCCCGGCTCAAAAGGCAATTCGTCGTGAATGGTGCGCGGCGATATTCGCGAAGCGCCCGTCACCTGCACGTCGCCGAAAACACAGGCCGGGCCGGGGTTGACACGAAAGACAACAACAGCGGTTTTGCTGGTTTCATCGCGTTTGACCTGGGTTTCAACGCTGGCAAACGGAAAGCCGTGGTTCGTCAAATCCACTGCCAGCGCCACCTGGGTGTTGCGCAAAACAACGGCACGCAACCGATCTCCAGGCTTGAAATTCGATTTGACGATTCGAAAAAGCTGATCGACGCGCGGCACTTCTGTTCCGGCCAATTGAAAATCGAGAATCTGGGTCGGCTGTTCTTCCGCGATCTTGACGCGCAGGCGGACGTGCTGCTTTTTGTCATCGGCGTCGATTTCATGCGCATCGATCCTGGCGTGAAAAAAACCCTCGCGTTGATAGAACTCGAGGATGCGGCGCAAATCACGCTGAAATTCCTCGGTGCTGAACAGCGGCGCGTGTCGCCAGAAAAGAAAGCGGTTGTACCAGGAGCCGCTTCTGGTCGCCAAAGCTTCTCGCAAGGCGTCTTTCGAAACCCGGCGAACGCCTTCAATCTTGAATTTTTTGATTTCGTAATTATCTTGCGCGGTGGCGAAAGCGGCGACAATCAGAACAAACAAACAAGCAACGAAAATCACAAGCCGCGCCGGATTCTGATCCATGCCCGAATGCTGCATTATTTAAAATTGCAACTGAAAATCGAATTAGTATTTGACGCCAAAATAATAGCGCAATTTTCGCCGCGGCTCGAGCGCTTTATAAGCGTAGACAAAAGCTTCGAACGCCCGACGCTGGCGATACGCCACGCTGCTGTTGAAACCCAGACCCAGCGAAACGTGATAGTCGGAAAAATTGCGCACCTGATTATCCAAACCGATTTGCCCGGCTTCGCTATGGATCACAAAATTTATTTCATACAAACTAAAACCGCCGGTCAAGCCCATGGATTTTTCTCTATTCAAATGAAAGCGGGTGGCCTCGGATAAATAAACGAGATTGACGCCGGAAAACTCATTGGTATCGTAGGCCGAGAGCCGATTGCGCCCGCCGAGAAAAGCCAGCGGCACGCCCCGGCCCTCGTCGATCATGGAAACCAAGCGCGCTTCGCCGGCAATTGAAATCCAATTCGACTCCGAGATGCCGCGCGTCGAGACTTGCAATTGCCAAAAATCGCTGCGGTTGCTGCCGTAAGGAAAAGCGCGGATAATGGCCAAATCCAAAACGCCGGAATGGTGAAAGCCGAGAAAGCGCGTGGAATCGCTTTGCACGCCGAACGCCTGGCTCACCGAATGCACTTGCTGCGAGCTTAAATCCTGTTTGTTGACCGTTGAGGGAAAAGA
The sequence above is drawn from the candidate division KSB1 bacterium genome and encodes:
- a CDS encoding BamA/TamA family outer membrane protein codes for the protein MQHSGMDQNPARLVIFVACLFVLIVAAFATAQDNYEIKKFKIEGVRRVSKDALREALATRSGSWYNRFLFWRHAPLFSTEEFQRDLRRILEFYQREGFFHARIDAHEIDADDKKQHVRLRVKIAEEQPTQILDFQLAGTEVPRVDQLFRIVKSNFKPGDRLRAVVLRNTQVALAVDLTNHGFPFASVETQVKRDETSKTAVVVFRVNPGPACVFGDVQVTGASRISPRTIHDELPFEPGQVFNQSKLIEAQQRVYRLELFQYVSIRAASAAKQNGEIPIEIRVREAPARTLKIGVGYGTEELFRGTINFRRRNFLGGARRLDTEAKYSDLEPGRVQARIFQPHFFDAKTGLIISPFYLRRDEKTFRPREKIFSLRSFGGELVAQRQFNLYTNLFLRYRLEDANVTPGTGKFDSVKMQIPRTYRKASWGFGILYNSGQPLFSPTRGRYYALQLDYSGPLSEFYSFRTEFHYLKTVVEGRMYRQTASNAVVMAYRLKLGSLEVLDDPRNLAPLEERFYSGGSSSVRGWQRSKLGPHLDETPIGGQSLLEGSVEARFKLYKSFGAALFVDFGNVWETSLTYKLDEIRYATGWGWRYDTPIGPIRLDAARKSNLQAPIDKHRWEFYLSVGQAF